In the Cololabis saira isolate AMF1-May2022 chromosome 7, fColSai1.1, whole genome shotgun sequence genome, one interval contains:
- the LOC133447586 gene encoding C-reactive protein-like, which produces MRTRLFIGANTDFKMRCFLLLAMLVVCASALEDLSGKMFTFPAETNFNHVKLITTKQNFGTVTVCHRSITDLKRDHSLFSLATPSSANDFLIFWDEGKQEVAPHIRNKRVGFGGFDYKPNTWHSICSTWDSKSGVVQVWVDGQPSIRRFISSGSNISGQPSIILGQEQDSHGSRFDTTQSFVGMMSDVHMWDYTLSSCEIQNYMNSQSFTPGNVLNWRALDYKIVGNVLRENKDIICV; this is translated from the exons ATGAGAACACGACTCTTCATCGgagcaaacacagatttcaag ATGAGGTGTTTCCTTCTACTGGCGATGTTGGTGGTGTGTGCTTCAGCTCTTGAAG atCTGTCAGGAAAGATGTTCACCTTCCCAGCGGAAACAAACTTCAATCATGTGAAGTTGATCACCACGAAACAGAATTTCGGTACTGTAACCGTCTGTCACAG ATCCATTACAGACCTCAAAAGAGACCACTCCCTGTTCTCTTTGGCCACGCCCTCTAGTGCTAACGACTTCCTGATTTTCTGGGATGAAGGCAAACAGGAGGTTGCGCCCCATATTAGGAATAAAAGGGTAGGGTTTGGAGGTTTCGACTACAAACCAAACACCTGGCACTCCATCTGCAGCACATGGGACTCTAAGTCTGGGGTGGTGCAGGTGTGGGTCGATGGACAACCTTCCATTCGGAGATTTATCAGCTCTGGATCAAACATCAGTGGACAACCTTCGATTATTTTAGGACAG GAACAAGATTCTCACGGCAGTAGGTTTGACACTACACAGTCTTTTGTTGGCATGATGTCTGATGTCCACATGTGGGACTACACCCTGTCCTCCTGCGAAATCCAGAACTACATGAACAGCCAGAGCTTCACTCCAGGGAATGTGCTGAACTGGAGGGCGCTGGACTACAAAATCGTTGGCAACGTGCTCAGAGAAAACAAAGACATAATTTGTGTCTAA